A genome region from Schistocerca nitens isolate TAMUIC-IGC-003100 chromosome 4, iqSchNite1.1, whole genome shotgun sequence includes the following:
- the LOC126252150 gene encoding uncharacterized protein LOC126252150 — MSGVEETIMICGAALLMLEGLHKQNERRPRRWWRKTFYRRTGGNNLLRELSMEDGSGFPNFTRISPTDFEYLANMISPFVSKKDTNFRKAISVNQRLAVTLRFLATGDSFQSLAYLFRISKQAISKIVPEVCGALVEVLKDYVKIPATENDWSETACLFSQILQFPHCVGAIDGKHIVLQCPVGSGSEYYNYKGSFSIVLLAVVDASYNFLYADIGCQGRISDGGVFKNASINELINKKKLNLPHAECLPGGTKALPNVFVADDAFPLQENIMKPYLGKHVKGSKERVFNYRLSRARMVVENTFGIMASVFRVFRKPMLLQPEKAKTVTLTAVCLHNFLRRNAAARNQYTPHGSFDSFDLQTGEMIPGTWRRDDTASVFISAQNIPRKAASTNKQIRDEFANYFLSPRGSVPWQNNDG; from the exons ATGTCTGGTGTCGAAGAAACAATAATGATATGTGGAGCTGCATTATTAATGCTAGAAggtttacacaaacaaaatgaaaggcgTCCTCGTCGTTGGTGGAGAAAAACATTCTATAGAAGAACTGGCGGAAATAACCTGCTACGTGAGCTGAGTATGGAAGACGGCTCTGGCTTCCCCAACTTCACTCGGATCTCACCTACCGATTTTGAATATCTGGCAAATATGATATCACCATTTGTTTCAAAAAAAGACACGAATTTCAGGAAAGCTATTTCAGTCAACCAAAGGCTTGCAGTTACTCTTCGTTTCCTGGCAACAGGAGATTCATTTCAGAGCCTTGCGTATTTATTTCGCATTTCGAAACAAGCAATATCTAAAATAGTACCCGAAGTATGTGGAGCTCTGGTGGAAGTACTGAAGGATTATGTaaag atacCTGCGACTGAAAACGACTGGAGTGAAACAGCATGTTTATTCTCACAGATTCTTCAGTTCCCCCATTGTGTCGGAGCAATTGACGGGAAACATATCGTGCTACAGTGCCCTGTTGGTAGTGgaagtgaatattataattataaagGTTCATTCAGCATTGTGCTGCTTGCTGTCGTCGATGCCAGCTACAACTTTTTGTACGCAGATATCGGCTGCCAAGGCAGAATATCAGATGGTGGTGTGTTCAAAAACGCGAGCATAAAtgagttaattaacaaaaagaaacttaaCTTGCCACATGCCGAATGCTTACCAGGTGGCACCAAGGCCCTACCAAATGTTTTTGTAGCAGACGATGCTTTTCCCTTACAGGAAAACATTATGAAACCCTACCTGGGAAAACATGTTAAAGGTTCAAAAGAGAGAGTTTTTAATTACAGACTTTCAAGGGCCAGAATGGTTGTTGAGAACACTTTCGGCATtatggcttcagtttttcgtgtgtttagAAAACCTATGTTGCTACAACCGGAAAAGGCAAAAACTGTCACACTTACAGCTGTATGTCTCCACAATTTTTTAAGGCGAAATGCTGCGGCAAGGAACCAGTACACCCCACATGGAAGCTTCGATTCCTTCGATTTACAAACAGGTGAAATGATTCCAGGCACATGGAGACGAGATGACACTGCATCAGTTTTCATTTCAGCACAGAACATACCAAGGAAAGCTGCTTCCACGAATAAACAAATTCGAGACGAATTTGCTAATTATTTTTTAAGCCCACGAGGAAGTGTACCGTGGCAAAATAACGATGGGTGA